The region TGAGGCATATTCtttagggcattttttaaaaagtaccCTCTAGAATACTATTTGAAGCACAATCTAAATAAGTGTTTCAATACAATAACtctaatgaggcacaacaattaagtgtcctaatagacaaatctaagtgccctataaaataccattttaagatACAATTTAAAAAAGTGCCCCCAATGAAATAATTCTAACGAGATACGACGATGAAATGCCTTAATAAACAAATCTAATAGGGTATAATTCTTGAAatgccccattaaaataattctaacgaGACACTTTACTGAAGTGCCCTAATGAACAAATCTTAAGTGCtcaaatagaataattctaataaaacttagatatactataaaattaatataaacccatatattaataaaatgatgtgtAAATTAGGTGGTTACACGCgtgcaaaaagaaagaaatgtttAGGGTTCAAGTTGAGAGAAGAGATAAGTTGGAGTTAAGAAAATGTCTTGAGGggatgtgaaaaataaatttagaatgatttttgagatatttgtAAGTGTCTCGATCCGTTTGTGAAGCACAATTACAcgttatattattattagtgctctaatagttaaaatgccccaataaactatctattaaggtatttttaaatgtctcttaattcaaaatttattatagTGAATGTTGATAtgtcaaggttgttaaaatcgggattttaagtgggatcgacaaagggtccataaaatcgtatcgtaaaatcgaatcgtaaaatcgtaagattttagagataattaaaaataccttttaatttttgtaaatatatgtttataataacataattttgtggaaaatgaattaatatcatttaatagcctaattattccttattataattcaaaagatgatatttccaaaatatagctcaaaaactagcaggttggtataggcaatttaaaggcaaaatataggtaatttagaggtaaaatagaGCTTataattctttagaggatgcttccaacgtcttccattagatttagattgtaattttttcttgatttaacattgattaaatcaagtaatatcccgatttggagttgggtggtccattaattaattacttgtttgtcttgatttacttatgtaatcaatgttaaatcaagtaaaaattataatttaaatcaagtaaattggaacttatgcaattaatgttagatgttatgtgacattagaacttatgcaatcaatgttaaatcaagttccaatttagaggcaaaatataacaattcattgcataagttccaatgtcagatgctatgtgacattgagacgttggaaacatcctctaaattacaacttaaatcaattgaggtctttgaatcgtaaaatcgtttggggatctttgaagcgtaaaatcgtaaaatcgtacatgtaaaatcgagattttataggattttatcccaaattggattttacatgggatttgaatcgtttgggggtcttcgaatcgtaaaatcgtaaaatcgtacgcataaaatcgggattttaacaacaatgtgatatgtcatttaaattattaatataatttaaaatttatctttgtttgtacAAGGACAATAAAGATTTTAAATGCTGACACATGAATATTTTTATGACGTGTTCAAACTTTTTTGATGTGTATTCgatatattttctattaacATTATTAAGTGTCACCCTTAAGTTTTTCATTTACTTTGAGTTAactttttaggtaaaaaatgaacaataagcctgaattaaataaatcatgaaacatcatattttttaataggtGGAAAACCCCATGTATAAAGACACTAAgatataattattaagttttctgtttattcttaattaacttttaaactaaaaataacttaaaatattagttaaatGATGAATTAGATGAGAGACGAAACACCATACTTTGTAATAGTTCAGGAGCCCCAAATATATTTTGCCAAAATTCTTCTTATAAAAGCATATTAtccatttttataaaataataaagctCAGTAATATTAACACATTGGAAaatcaatcaaaatgttttctaGTCAAAATATTCTGTTTAATGGCgtataataaatagaatatttatataaaaataaattaaaatgaaaaaaaaatgctacCCTCCAAGACCAGCCCTGCCCCCTTCTCATCAGTCTCCATCTATAAATGCCAGAAAATGGTGCTTTCAGTGACTGTTCAATGAGTCATTAATGGCAATGACACAAATGAATCCTGCTTATGTAACCCCAACCCTAACCCTAATCATAATCCTAATCCATCACTCATTTCACCtctaaaactaataaaaaaaaattaaaaactagaaatcatcaaatcaaaacCTGGTTATGGAGACCAGagctttatattatttttaattaaatccatccctcaaaatcaatttaaaattattgtacTAAAACTCAAGCCTAAATAGGTTAAATGATCCAAATCCATTAAATCCCAAGTCCcaatccatttcatttctaaatttatctcatttcttgttttctttcccAATATTCacctgattttttttctttcaattattgcTGCTACAGTTGAAAGAATATTTTCTACCATAAATATTATGAAGAATCGATTACATAATAGGATTGAAAATCAATGGATGAATGGTAGATTAGTTATGTAggttgaaaataatatatttaataaaattaataataaaattattatacgactctatcaaaatataaaaaattaaaaaaaataattataaaaaatatatatttttaatattattgttatcttatttttaaaattatatattttttatatttaaattcgcCGCGTTAAATCAAAATCTTAGGTCCGTCCGGTGGACTTGGATTGATGATTGCGCCAGCTTAgagttataattattattaattattagagGTGGTCTTTATTTGATTAATCGTAGATCCCATGCATGCAGGTGCAGGTATgtgttataaaattatttaatttaaataggaTATTTTATGAATGACGTGTGAGTGTTGTGTGGAGCGGACTTCTCCGAAGTTGGCGAGAAAGAGAGTAGAGCTTACATTATGGGAGGGACGCAgactgattgattgattaattaatttattaattatgtgacgtggatttaattaatttcgtTCTTCGTTCTggtctattctctctctctctctgagtttGACATTCCCTTCACGCATCAAATTAGTAACGCCGGCCGGAAAAAGTCAGCTTCAATTTCAAAACTATATGTATATGAACACAACTCAAATACCATCGTCAAACCACCACAGCTCATCAGCGGCAGGCAGCCTCTCCCAAATCTCTCTATAAATACGTACGTACAACCCCCAGATTCCACAGAAATACTCCAAAATCGATAACATCTTCGGAAAGAAATGAGCAAGACTACTACAgccacttcctcttcttcgtCGTCGTCGAGCTCCGGCAATGGAGCGACCACGGAAAAGGCTTTCTCCAGCTTGGCTAACCTCATCAAGCTTCTTCCCACAGGAACCGTTCTCGTGTTTCAGTGCCTTAATCCCGTGCTCACCAACAATGGCCAATGCAGCAACTCCAACAAGTCCGTCGCCGCCGCCGTCGTCGCCCTCTGCGGACTGGCCTGCTTCATCTCCTCCTTCACCGACAGCTACAAGGGCAGCGACGGCCGGGCCCACTACGGCTTCGCCACCCGGAAGGGCATCTGGCCGTGTCCGGCCTCCGAGTCGGTGGACCTGTCGAAGTACAAGATTGGGTTCGGGGACTTGGTCCACGCCATCTTGTCGGTGATGGTGTTTGCGGTGGTGTCGCTTCTGGATTCCAACACCGTGGAATGCTTCTATCCGTCATTCGAGTCGAGTCAGAAGGCTCTGGTCATGGCCTTGCCGCCGGTGATCGGGGCCATCGCCAGCACCGTGTTTTTGGTGTTTCCGAACAGCCGCCACGGGATTGGGTACGCATCGAGTTCGAGTTCGAGTTCGAGTTCGAGTTCAAGTTCAAGCCAGCAGGCATCAGAAAATCGGTCGGCCGTTCGACCGGTGGACCAGTCTCCAGATAATAATCAGTCGGCTGTTTGATCATGATCAAAGAATGATGCATTAATTActtccattaattttaattattgtgtttcatattttttgattgGTCGTGTGATCTGCATTCCATTCTTTTGCCTTAAAATTGTCAATATATATCTACAGGCAGGCAGGCATGaaataattaagttaattatatatatatattctatatatgtttcaccttaattaaagaaattatagtttctaacttattaaattatagtttctaaaacttaggataagttgtgaacttgtttgttacaacttcTCAGAAATTGTAGTTAaacagttgtggtgtttgataccataagttataaaataacttatttttgtataattgtccataatacttttaatagttatagaatgataatttaaaaattaattagtgtatatgtataagttttaagtgttatacaaaaattaattagtgtatagagagaagatgagatggcgagagagaagaagagatttgaaaatggagatggcggtggagaatGGATACCCTTAATTGCGTGGACAGAAGAGTagttctttgttaaaaatagggatacaattatcaaaaaaatgtaaGTGTTTAATCAGAAGTTGTAGAAGTTGGGATACCACAACTTTGAAAAAGTTAACTTCTACCGCTTCTAAAAGTTATAGCTTTTAAGCTGTAAGTTATAGTAGAAactataagttagaattttaaaaactaaaataaacacTACATATCCACttttttgaaacttgaaactaaaaattatagcttttaagctgcaacaaacaggcccaatatgtatgtatgtatgatggCATCTGtttcaatatatatcatttGAAATAAAAAGCAAATTAAAAGCATTTGTATAAATTTGTGAGTATAAGTGCCCTTTAATTTACCTTCAAGTCAAGTACGTACGTATCCCACGTACATCTCGTTGATTTGTTCCCTTtgtgttaaaaatattaattcataCGTAACCTTTTCTCATGTATGTTAATTTTTACATTATTATAAATGTTCTTATATATCTCAccatctatatgtatatatatatatatattatgtgttttaatttgCAATAATAATACGTACCTAATTACAAACAAACTGCAACTTTTCTTGAAAATCAATTCTCTAATGCTTGAGTTATGAGTTTTTAGACGGACACACTAGCGTAGAGATCGTTGCTTgtcatgaattaatttttttattattattattaaaattctgTTAAAAAATCAAGTGCTTAACTAACTAGCTagataattataacaaatatttcaagtaaatagacggaattatatattatatatataagtataataatagaatagaaTTAATTAGTTCCCTCCCACCTCTCCATATACTTGCTCTTCCTTTCACCAGATTTTAACGTGACAAGATACAAGtagtataataatttta is a window of Diospyros lotus cultivar Yz01 chromosome 10, ASM1463336v1, whole genome shotgun sequence DNA encoding:
- the LOC127811971 gene encoding protein DMP2-like, whose amino-acid sequence is MSKTTTATSSSSSSSSSGNGATTEKAFSSLANLIKLLPTGTVLVFQCLNPVLTNNGQCSNSNKSVAAAVVALCGLACFISSFTDSYKGSDGRAHYGFATRKGIWPCPASESVDLSKYKIGFGDLVHAILSVMVFAVVSLLDSNTVECFYPSFESSQKALVMALPPVIGAIASTVFLVFPNSRHGIGYASSSSSSSSSSSSSSQQASENRSAVRPVDQSPDNNQSAV